A section of the Citrobacter farmeri genome encodes:
- a CDS encoding DUF2556 family protein produces the protein MIRKYWWLVVFAVSVFLFDALLIQWIELITTEVDKCRNMDSVNPLKLVNCTDLQ, from the coding sequence ATGATTCGTAAGTATTGGTGGCTGGTTGTGTTTGCCGTCTCCGTTTTCCTTTTTGATGCATTACTGATTCAGTGGATTGAGCTGATCACCACAGAAGTCGATAAATGCCGCAATATGGATTCTGTTAATCCGCTCAAACTGGTCAACTGCACCGATCTGCAATAG
- the prmA gene encoding 50S ribosomal protein L11 methyltransferase: MPWIQLKLNTTGANAEELSDALMEAGSVSITFQDTHDTPVFEPLPGETRLWGDTDVIGLFDAETDMKEVVAILEHHPLLGVGFAHKIEQLEDKDWEREWMDNFHPMRFGDRLWICPSWRDVPDENAVNVMLDPGLAFGTGTHPTTSLCLQWLDSLDLTGKTVIDFGCGSGILAIAALKLGAAKAIGIDIDPQAIQASRDNAQRNGVSERLELYLPQDQPEAMKADVVVANILAGPLRELAPLISVLPVTGGLLGLSGILASQADSVCEAYTDLFTLDPVVEKEEWCRITGRKQ, from the coding sequence ATGCCATGGATCCAATTAAAACTGAATACGACGGGCGCTAACGCGGAAGAGTTGAGCGATGCCCTGATGGAAGCGGGTTCCGTTTCCATCACCTTTCAGGACACGCACGACACGCCGGTTTTTGAGCCATTGCCGGGCGAAACCCGCCTGTGGGGCGACACCGATGTCATTGGTCTGTTTGATGCAGAAACTGACATGAAAGAGGTTGTCGCCATCCTGGAACACCATCCGCTGTTGGGTGTCGGTTTCGCGCATAAAATCGAACAACTGGAAGATAAGGACTGGGAACGCGAGTGGATGGACAACTTCCACCCGATGCGTTTTGGCGACCGCCTGTGGATCTGCCCAAGCTGGCGCGATGTACCGGATGAGAATGCCGTCAACGTGATGCTTGACCCCGGTCTGGCGTTTGGTACCGGGACTCATCCCACCACCTCACTGTGCCTGCAGTGGCTCGACAGCCTCGATTTAACCGGCAAGACCGTCATCGACTTTGGCTGCGGTTCTGGCATCCTGGCGATTGCTGCATTGAAACTGGGCGCCGCAAAAGCAATTGGCATCGATATTGACCCACAGGCGATTCAGGCCAGTCGCGATAACGCGCAGCGTAACGGCGTGTCCGAACGTCTGGAACTCTATCTGCCGCAGGATCAGCCAGAGGCTATGAAAGCCGACGTGGTGGTCGCCAATATTCTGGCTGGCCCATTGCGCGAACTGGCACCATTAATCAGCGTCCTGCCCGTTACAGGCGGTCTGCTGGGCCTTTCCGGTATCCTTGCCAGTCAGGCCGACAGCGTGTGTGAAGCCTACACCGATCTCTTCACCCTCGATCCGGTCGTTGAGAAAGAAGAATGGTGTCGTATCACCGGTCGTAAACAGTAA
- a CDS encoding carbonic anhydrase, whose amino-acid sequence MKPFLSKAALLALSIMPFTAMASHWSYEGEGSPEHWGSLNEEYKTCQAGMNQSPINIDTTLKAHISPLSIHYSDGPITLLNNGHTIQAGLKNTTADTVSIDGVPFTLQQFHFHSPSENTIHGKHYAMEMHLVHKDAKGAVAVVAVMFDKGAANSELEKLWATMPEKAEQDVKITVQMDLNALLPKSKTYWRFSGSLTTPPCSEGVTWIVLKHPLTLSTAQLEKFTHTMHHDNSRPTQPLNGRVVVE is encoded by the coding sequence ATGAAGCCGTTTTTGAGCAAGGCAGCACTCCTGGCGTTAAGCATTATGCCGTTCACCGCGATGGCGTCGCACTGGAGCTACGAAGGTGAAGGCTCTCCGGAACATTGGGGCTCCCTCAATGAAGAATATAAAACCTGCCAGGCCGGAATGAACCAGTCCCCAATTAATATTGATACCACGCTAAAAGCCCATATTTCCCCACTCAGTATTCACTACTCCGATGGTCCGATAACGCTTCTCAATAATGGGCATACGATTCAGGCCGGACTAAAAAACACCACTGCGGATACAGTATCTATTGATGGTGTCCCCTTCACGTTGCAACAGTTCCACTTTCACTCCCCGAGCGAAAACACCATACATGGGAAACATTACGCGATGGAGATGCACCTTGTGCACAAAGATGCGAAAGGGGCGGTGGCGGTCGTCGCAGTCATGTTCGATAAAGGAGCAGCCAACTCAGAACTGGAAAAGCTCTGGGCAACGATGCCTGAAAAAGCGGAGCAAGACGTGAAAATCACCGTGCAGATGGACCTCAACGCTTTGCTGCCTAAGAGTAAAACCTACTGGCGTTTCAGTGGCTCGCTCACGACACCGCCCTGTTCTGAGGGCGTGACCTGGATTGTCCTTAAACATCCTCTGACGCTTTCCACTGCGCAACTGGAGAAATTTACTCACACCATGCATCACGATAACAGTCGCCCAACACAACCGCTCAACGGTCGGGTAGTGGTTGAATAA
- the fis gene encoding DNA-binding transcriptional regulator Fis, translating into MFEQRVNSDVLTVSTVNSQDQVTQKPLRDSVKQALKNYFAQLNGQDVNDLYELVLAEVEQPLLDMVMQYTRGNQTRAALMMGINRGTLRKKLKKYGMN; encoded by the coding sequence ATGTTCGAACAACGCGTAAATTCTGACGTACTGACCGTTTCTACCGTTAACTCTCAGGATCAGGTAACCCAAAAACCCCTGCGTGACTCGGTTAAACAGGCACTGAAGAACTATTTTGCTCAACTGAACGGTCAGGATGTTAATGACCTCTATGAGCTGGTACTGGCTGAAGTAGAACAGCCCCTGTTGGACATGGTGATGCAATACACCCGTGGTAACCAGACCCGCGCTGCTCTGATGATGGGCATCAACCGTGGTACGCTGCGTAAAAAATTGAAAAAATACGGCATGAACTAA
- the envR gene encoding acrEF/envCD operon transcriptional regulator translates to MAKKTKAEALKTRQLLIETAIIQFATRGVANTTLNDIADAAQVTRGAIYWHFDNKTQLFNELWQQQPPLRDLIQDRLTLHISDNPLQQLREKLIVGLQYIAEIPRQQALLQILYHKCEFHEGMISEQEIREKIGFSQKGLRDALQASMTEGLISRTLDLDVVLIIIHGSFSGIVKNWLMSSTRYDLYQQAPALVDNVLRMLVPDGNVLQLTPE, encoded by the coding sequence ATGGCTAAGAAAACAAAAGCCGAAGCGTTGAAAACGCGACAACTTTTGATTGAGACAGCAATCATCCAGTTTGCTACGCGAGGTGTTGCCAATACGACGCTTAACGATATTGCGGACGCGGCCCAGGTTACACGGGGCGCTATCTACTGGCATTTTGACAACAAAACGCAGCTCTTCAATGAACTCTGGCAGCAGCAGCCCCCATTACGGGATCTTATTCAGGATCGGTTAACTTTGCATATTAGCGATAATCCCTTACAGCAGTTGCGTGAAAAGTTAATTGTCGGGTTGCAATATATCGCAGAAATTCCCCGGCAACAGGCGTTGCTGCAAATTTTATATCATAAATGTGAATTTCATGAAGGCATGATATCAGAGCAAGAAATACGAGAGAAAATTGGGTTTAGCCAGAAGGGACTACGCGACGCATTGCAGGCGAGTATGACGGAAGGGTTGATTTCCAGAACCCTGGATTTAGACGTCGTCTTAATTATTATTCATGGTAGTTTTAGCGGCATTGTGAAAAACTGGTTGATGAGTTCCACCCGCTACGATCTCTATCAGCAGGCTCCAGCGCTGGTGGATAATGTATTAAGGATGTTAGTGCCTGATGGAAACGTGTTGCAATTAACACCGGAATAA
- the yhdJ gene encoding adenine-specific DNA-methyltransferase, whose product MNSRFEPQYFGDDSASIIHGDALTELKKLPAESVDLIFADPPYNIGKDFDGMVESWDESVFLDWLYACIEECHRVLKKQGTMYIMNSTENMPHIDLKCRTLFTIKSRIVWSYDSSGVQAKKFFGSMYEPILMMVKDARQYTFNSNAILVETKTGAKRALIDYRKNPPQPYNTQKVPGNVWEFSRVRYLMDEYENHPTQKPVALLKRIILASSNPGDTVLDPFAGSFTTGAVAVESARKFIGIEVNNEYVKMGLRRLNVSSHYSAEDLTKVKKRKTKNLSKKSRTASDVVKITAK is encoded by the coding sequence ATGAACTCACGATTTGAACCACAGTACTTTGGTGATGATTCCGCGTCGATCATCCATGGAGATGCACTAACAGAGCTCAAAAAGCTCCCCGCGGAAAGCGTCGATTTAATCTTTGCCGACCCACCTTACAATATCGGAAAGGATTTTGACGGAATGGTGGAGTCCTGGGACGAAAGCGTCTTCCTGGACTGGCTGTACGCGTGCATAGAAGAGTGCCATCGGGTACTGAAAAAACAGGGCACGATGTACATCATGAACAGCACCGAAAACATGCCACATATCGATCTCAAATGCAGAACGCTGTTTACCATCAAAAGCCGGATCGTCTGGTCTTATGACAGTTCGGGCGTGCAGGCGAAGAAATTTTTTGGCTCAATGTATGAACCCATTCTGATGATGGTCAAAGATGCCAGACAGTACACCTTCAACAGTAACGCCATTCTGGTCGAGACCAAAACCGGCGCGAAAAGAGCGCTGATCGACTATCGTAAAAACCCGCCGCAGCCATACAATACGCAAAAAGTTCCGGGTAACGTCTGGGAATTCTCCCGCGTACGATATTTGATGGATGAATATGAAAACCATCCGACGCAAAAACCCGTCGCCCTGCTAAAGCGGATCATTCTGGCCTCCTCAAATCCCGGCGATACCGTGCTGGATCCCTTCGCGGGTAGCTTTACGACAGGCGCTGTGGCCGTGGAATCCGCGCGGAAATTTATCGGTATTGAAGTCAATAATGAGTATGTGAAGATGGGGCTCAGGCGACTGAACGTCAGTTCACACTACTCCGCGGAAGACCTGACAAAAGTCAAAAAGAGAAAGACTAAAAACCTGTCGAAAAAGAGTCGAACGGCATCGGATGTGGTGAAGATCACAGCAAAGTAA
- a CDS encoding efflux RND transporter permease subunit: MANFFIRRPIFAWVLAIILMLAGALAIMQLPVAQYPTIAPPAVAISATYPGADAQTVQDTVTQVIEQNMNGIDNLMYMSSTSDSAGSVTITLTFQSGTDPDIAQVQVQNKLQLATPLLPQEVQQQGISVEKSSSSFLLVAGFVSDNPQTTQDDISDYVASNVKDTISRQGGVGDVQLFGAQYAMRIWLDANLLNKYQLTPVEVINQLKVQNDQIAAGQLGGTPALPGQQLNASIIAQTRLKDPEEFGKVTLRVNSDGSTVRLKDVARIELGGESYNVVARINGKPAAGLGIKLATGANALDTAKAIKDKLVELQPFFPQGMKVVYPYDTTPFVKISIHEVVKTLFEAIVLVFLVMYLFLQNIRATLIPTIAVPVVLLGTFAILSAFGYSINTLTMFGMVLAIGLLVDDAIVVVENVERVMMEDKLSPKEATEKSMSQIQGALVGIAMVLSAVFIPMAFFGGSTGAIYRQFSITIVSAMALSVLVALILTPALCATLLKPLSTEHHEQKGGFFGWFNAKFDLSVNHYTSSVSGIVRNTGRYLIIYVLIFVGMAVLFLRLPTSFLPEEDQGVFMTMIQLPAGATQERTQKVLDQVTHYYLSNEKANVESVFTVNGFSFSGQAQNAGLAFISLKPWDERSGKENSVEAVIARATHAFSQIPDGLVFPFNMPAIIELGTATGFDFELIDQGGLGHAGLTSARNQLLGMVAKHSDLLVRVRPNGLEDTPQFKLDVDQEKAQALGVALSDINETISASLGGSYVNDFIDRGRVKKVYVQADAKFRMLPEDINNLYVRSANGKMVPFSAFSTARWVYGSPRLERYNGMPSMEILGEAAPGRSTGEAMALMEDLASKLPNGIGHDWTGMSYQERLSGNQAPALYAISLIVVFLCLAALYESWSIPFSVMLVVPLGVVGALLAASLRGLNNDVYFQVGLLTTIGLSAKNAILIVEFAKDLMEKEGRGLIEATLEAARMRLRPILMTSLAFILGVMPLVISRGAGSGAQNAVGTGVMGGMLTATLLAIFFVPVFFVVVRGRFNKSQG; encoded by the coding sequence ATGGCAAATTTTTTCATTAGACGTCCGATCTTTGCCTGGGTACTGGCCATCATTCTGATGCTGGCGGGAGCCCTGGCGATTATGCAACTGCCTGTTGCGCAATACCCAACTATCGCACCGCCTGCGGTCGCGATTTCCGCGACCTACCCTGGGGCCGATGCGCAAACGGTGCAGGATACCGTGACTCAGGTTATCGAACAGAATATGAACGGTATTGATAACCTGATGTATATGTCATCCACCAGCGACTCTGCGGGTAGTGTGACCATCACGTTAACCTTTCAGTCCGGGACCGATCCGGATATCGCCCAGGTTCAGGTGCAGAACAAGCTGCAATTGGCGACGCCGTTGCTGCCTCAGGAAGTACAACAGCAAGGGATTAGCGTAGAAAAATCGAGCAGCAGCTTCTTGTTAGTCGCAGGCTTTGTTTCTGACAATCCGCAAACGACTCAGGACGATATTTCCGACTACGTTGCCTCAAACGTGAAAGATACGATCAGCCGCCAGGGCGGTGTAGGTGATGTCCAACTCTTTGGCGCGCAGTACGCAATGCGTATCTGGCTGGATGCCAATTTGCTGAACAAATACCAGCTCACGCCGGTTGAAGTCATCAATCAGTTGAAAGTGCAGAACGACCAGATCGCAGCCGGTCAGTTGGGCGGAACGCCTGCGCTGCCGGGTCAACAGTTGAACGCCTCCATCATTGCGCAGACGCGCCTGAAAGATCCCGAGGAATTCGGCAAAGTCACATTACGGGTAAACAGTGACGGTTCCACCGTTCGCCTTAAAGATGTTGCGCGTATTGAACTTGGGGGGGAAAGCTATAACGTTGTCGCCCGAATTAACGGTAAACCGGCAGCGGGCCTGGGAATCAAGCTGGCGACCGGAGCCAATGCTCTGGATACCGCAAAGGCGATCAAAGACAAACTCGTCGAGCTACAACCTTTCTTCCCACAAGGGATGAAAGTCGTTTATCCCTACGACACGACACCGTTTGTAAAGATCTCCATTCACGAAGTGGTGAAAACGCTGTTCGAAGCGATTGTCCTGGTCTTCCTCGTGATGTATCTGTTTTTGCAGAACATCCGCGCAACGCTCATTCCGACCATTGCGGTTCCCGTCGTGCTGCTGGGTACGTTTGCGATCCTCTCGGCGTTTGGCTACTCGATCAACACCCTGACGATGTTCGGGATGGTACTGGCGATCGGCCTTCTGGTCGATGACGCCATCGTGGTGGTGGAAAACGTTGAACGCGTAATGATGGAGGACAAGTTGTCGCCCAAGGAGGCAACGGAAAAATCCATGTCCCAGATCCAGGGGGCGCTGGTTGGAATCGCGATGGTGCTGTCCGCTGTCTTCATCCCGATGGCTTTCTTCGGTGGCTCCACCGGGGCTATTTACCGCCAGTTTTCTATCACCATCGTATCCGCAATGGCACTCTCCGTTCTGGTGGCATTGATCCTGACCCCAGCACTTTGCGCAACGCTGCTTAAACCGTTGTCAACTGAGCACCACGAGCAGAAAGGGGGATTCTTCGGCTGGTTTAATGCCAAATTTGACCTCAGCGTCAACCACTACACCAGCAGCGTCAGCGGTATTGTACGCAACACCGGACGCTACCTGATTATCTACGTCCTGATTTTCGTCGGGATGGCGGTATTGTTTCTACGTCTGCCGACCTCCTTCCTCCCTGAAGAAGATCAGGGGGTATTCATGACAATGATCCAGCTGCCTGCCGGGGCAACCCAGGAACGAACCCAAAAAGTGCTGGATCAGGTTACGCATTACTACCTGAGTAACGAAAAAGCGAACGTTGAAAGTGTATTTACGGTCAATGGCTTCAGCTTTAGCGGTCAGGCGCAGAACGCAGGCCTGGCTTTCATCAGCCTAAAACCCTGGGACGAGCGTAGTGGCAAGGAAAACAGCGTCGAAGCGGTGATTGCGCGCGCGACTCACGCCTTCAGTCAGATCCCGGATGGGCTGGTCTTTCCCTTCAACATGCCGGCGATTATTGAACTGGGCACCGCGACCGGCTTCGACTTTGAGCTCATTGACCAGGGGGGACTGGGTCATGCCGGACTAACCTCCGCGCGTAATCAGCTATTGGGCATGGTGGCTAAGCACTCTGATCTGCTGGTCCGTGTTCGCCCTAACGGTCTGGAGGATACTCCACAGTTCAAGCTGGATGTTGACCAGGAAAAAGCGCAGGCGCTTGGCGTTGCCTTGTCAGACATTAACGAAACGATCTCTGCATCACTCGGTGGCTCCTATGTTAACGACTTTATTGACCGGGGACGTGTGAAGAAAGTCTATGTTCAGGCGGATGCGAAATTCCGTATGTTGCCAGAGGACATCAACAATCTGTACGTTCGAAGCGCCAACGGCAAGATGGTCCCCTTCTCTGCCTTTAGTACCGCCCGCTGGGTGTATGGTTCTCCACGTCTGGAACGCTACAACGGCATGCCATCGATGGAGATACTGGGGGAAGCGGCACCAGGACGTAGCACCGGAGAGGCGATGGCGTTGATGGAAGATCTCGCATCAAAACTGCCAAATGGCATCGGCCATGACTGGACGGGAATGTCATATCAGGAACGGCTGTCCGGCAATCAGGCACCGGCCCTGTATGCCATCTCGCTGATCGTCGTGTTCCTCTGTCTTGCCGCACTGTATGAAAGCTGGTCCATTCCGTTCTCAGTAATGCTGGTTGTCCCGCTCGGTGTTGTAGGCGCGCTTCTGGCCGCCTCCCTGCGCGGGCTGAATAACGACGTCTATTTCCAGGTCGGGCTATTAACCACGATTGGACTTTCCGCGAAAAACGCCATTCTGATCGTGGAATTTGCCAAGGATCTGATGGAAAAGGAAGGTCGTGGCCTGATCGAGGCAACGCTTGAGGCTGCACGTATGCGTCTACGCCCTATTCTGATGACCTCACTCGCGTTCATCCTCGGCGTAATGCCGCTGGTCATCAGTCGGGGAGCGGGAAGCGGCGCCCAGAATGCGGTCGGAACCGGTGTGATGGGAGGGATGCTGACGGCAACGCTGCTGGCCATCTTCTTTGTTCCGGTCTTCTTTGTCGTCGTCAGAGGCCGATTTAACAAATCTCAGGGGTAA
- the panF gene encoding sodium/pantothenate symporter — translation MQLEVILPLVAYLIVVFGLSVYAMRKRQTGTFLNEYFLGSRSMGGIVLAMTLTATYISASSFIGGPGAAYKYGLGWVLLAMIQLPAVWLSLGILGKKFAILARRYNAVTLNDMLFARYQSRLLVWLASLSLLVAFVGAMTVQFIGGARLLETAAGIPYETGLLIFGVSIALYTAFGGFRASVLNDTMQGLVMLIGTIVLLVGVVHAAGGLSHAVETLNAIDPKLVSPQGADDILSPTFMTSFWVLVCFGVIGLPHTAVRCISYKDSKAVHRGIIIGTIVVAILMFGMHLAGALGRAVIPDLTVPDLVIPTLMVKVLPPFAAGIFLAAPMAAIMSTINAQLLQSSATIIKDLYLNIRPEQLQNETRLKRMSAMITLILGALLLLAAWKPPEMIIWLNLLAFGGLEAVFLWPLVLGLYWERANATGALSAMIVGGVLYAILATFNVQYLGFHPIVPSLLLSLLAFLVGNRFGSPAPQAAVLTTDK, via the coding sequence ATGCAGCTTGAAGTCATTCTGCCGCTGGTTGCTTATCTTATTGTGGTGTTTGGTCTCTCAGTCTACGCCATGCGTAAACGGCAAACCGGCACCTTCCTGAATGAATATTTCCTCGGCAGCCGCTCAATGGGCGGGATCGTGCTGGCGATGACGCTGACCGCGACCTACATCAGCGCCAGTTCGTTTATCGGTGGACCTGGTGCTGCCTACAAATACGGGCTGGGCTGGGTATTACTGGCCATGATTCAGCTCCCCGCCGTCTGGCTGTCGCTGGGAATACTCGGTAAGAAATTTGCCATTCTTGCCCGTCGCTATAATGCCGTCACCCTCAACGACATGCTGTTTGCCCGCTATCAAAGTCGGCTGCTGGTGTGGCTGGCGAGCCTCAGTCTGTTAGTGGCCTTTGTCGGTGCCATGACCGTGCAGTTCATTGGTGGCGCGCGCCTGCTGGAGACCGCTGCAGGAATACCCTATGAAACAGGCCTGCTGATTTTCGGCGTCAGCATTGCGCTGTATACCGCGTTCGGCGGCTTTCGTGCCAGCGTGCTTAACGACACCATGCAAGGGCTGGTGATGCTGATTGGCACCATCGTGCTGCTGGTCGGCGTCGTGCACGCCGCTGGCGGCCTGAGCCATGCCGTAGAGACCTTAAACGCCATCGACCCGAAACTGGTTTCGCCGCAGGGTGCAGATGACATTCTGTCTCCGACCTTTATGACCTCATTCTGGGTGCTGGTGTGCTTTGGTGTGATCGGTCTGCCGCATACGGCAGTACGCTGCATCTCCTATAAAGACAGCAAAGCCGTACATCGGGGAATTATCATCGGCACCATCGTGGTGGCGATCCTGATGTTCGGCATGCATCTTGCCGGCGCGCTGGGGCGAGCCGTGATCCCCGACCTGACGGTGCCGGATCTGGTTATTCCAACGCTGATGGTGAAAGTACTGCCGCCTTTTGCCGCCGGGATCTTCCTTGCCGCGCCGATGGCGGCCATTATGTCGACGATCAACGCCCAATTGCTGCAAAGTTCCGCTACGATCATTAAAGATCTCTACCTCAACATCCGCCCGGAGCAGTTGCAGAATGAGACACGACTGAAGCGAATGTCGGCAATGATCACCCTGATCTTAGGCGCGCTGTTATTGCTTGCGGCCTGGAAACCGCCAGAGATGATTATCTGGCTGAACCTGCTGGCGTTTGGCGGTCTGGAAGCGGTGTTCTTATGGCCGCTGGTGCTTGGCCTTTACTGGGAGCGCGCAAACGCAACCGGTGCGCTGAGTGCGATGATTGTCGGCGGCGTGCTGTATGCGATTCTCGCCACCTTTAACGTTCAGTACCTGGGCTTCCACCCGATTGTGCCCTCGCTACTGCTAAGTTTGCTGGCTTTCCTGGTTGGAAACCGCTTCGGCTCTCCTGCCCCGCAAGCCGCTGTTTTGACTACTGATAAATAA
- a CDS encoding efflux RND transporter periplasmic adaptor subunit: MTKHARFSLLPSFILISAALLVGCDDQGDKQAQTTEPQVTVHVVTTAPLAVTTELPGRTSAFRIAEVRPQVSGIVLKRNFTEGSDVEAGQSLYQIDPATWQAEYNSAKGELAKSEAAAAIAHLTVKRYVPLVGTKYISQQEYDQAVAEARQADATVIAAQAAVESARINLAYTKVTSPIGGRIGKSSVTEGALVTNGQATALATVQQLDPIYVDVTQSSSDFMHLKQSIEQGSLHKDNSSSNVQLVMENGTAYPLKGTLQFSDVTVDESTGSITLRAVFPNPQHTLLPGMFVRARIDEGIQPNAILIPQQGVTRTPRGDATVLVVNNQSQVEPRSVIASQAIGDKWLISEGLQPGDQVIVSGIQKAHPGVKVKATTDANTPAAKAAQ, from the coding sequence ATGACGAAACATGCCAGGTTTTCACTCCTGCCCTCATTTATCCTCATCTCTGCTGCGTTACTTGTCGGTTGTGACGATCAGGGAGATAAACAAGCTCAGACAACTGAACCACAGGTGACCGTTCACGTGGTCACTACCGCACCATTAGCGGTAACGACCGAACTGCCCGGACGCACCTCTGCATTCCGCATTGCAGAAGTACGTCCGCAGGTCAGTGGTATTGTTCTTAAAAGGAATTTCACCGAGGGCAGCGATGTCGAGGCCGGGCAGTCACTGTATCAAATCGATCCTGCCACCTGGCAGGCAGAATACAACAGCGCGAAAGGAGAACTGGCGAAAAGCGAAGCCGCTGCCGCCATCGCTCATCTGACGGTTAAGCGCTATGTCCCGCTGGTAGGGACAAAATATATTAGTCAACAGGAATACGACCAGGCAGTGGCCGAGGCACGTCAGGCTGATGCGACGGTTATCGCAGCGCAAGCTGCCGTTGAAAGCGCACGCATCAATCTTGCTTACACCAAAGTCACCTCGCCGATCGGTGGCCGTATTGGCAAATCCAGCGTGACTGAAGGCGCGCTGGTGACCAACGGTCAGGCGACAGCCCTGGCCACCGTACAGCAACTCGATCCTATCTATGTCGATGTCACACAGTCCAGCAGCGACTTCATGCATCTTAAACAGTCCATTGAACAAGGCAGCCTGCACAAGGACAACTCCAGTAGCAATGTCCAACTGGTGATGGAAAACGGTACGGCGTATCCCCTGAAAGGGACATTACAGTTCTCTGATGTCACGGTGGATGAAAGCACGGGCTCTATCACCCTTCGCGCCGTCTTCCCTAACCCGCAGCATACTCTGCTGCCGGGGATGTTTGTTCGCGCACGCATTGACGAAGGCATTCAGCCAAACGCCATTCTGATCCCTCAACAGGGTGTAACGCGTACGCCCCGAGGTGATGCGACAGTGCTGGTCGTCAATAACCAAAGCCAGGTTGAACCCCGCTCTGTTATCGCCTCACAGGCCATTGGTGACAAATGGCTGATTAGCGAAGGCTTACAACCCGGCGACCAGGTGATTGTCAGCGGAATACAAAAAGCCCATCCAGGCGTGAAGGTGAAAGCCACCACGGATGCCAATACCCCTGCGGCGAAAGCGGCGCAATAA
- the dusB gene encoding tRNA dihydrouridine synthase DusB: MRIGQYQLRNRLIAAPMAGITDRPFRTLCYEMGAGLTVSEMMSSNPQVWESDKSRLRMVHVDEPGIRTVQIAGSDPVEMADAARINVESGAQIIDINMGCPAKKVNRKLAGSALLQYPDIVKSILTGVVNAVDVPVTLKIRTGWAPEHRNCVEIAQLAEDCGIQALTIHGRTRACLFNGDAEYDSIRAVKQKVSIPIIANGDITDPLKARAVLDYTGADALMIGRAAQGRPWIFREIQHYLDTGELLSPLPLAEVKRLLCAHVRELHDFYGQAKGYRIARKHVSWYLQEHAPNDQFRRTFNAIEDASEQLEALEAYFENFA, from the coding sequence ATGCGCATCGGACAATACCAGCTTAGAAATCGCCTGATCGCAGCGCCCATGGCTGGCATCACTGACAGACCTTTTCGGACGCTGTGTTATGAGATGGGAGCCGGATTGACCGTATCCGAGATGATGTCGTCTAACCCGCAAGTTTGGGAAAGCGATAAGTCCCGTTTACGGATGGTGCACGTTGATGAGCCAGGAATTCGCACGGTGCAAATTGCCGGTAGCGACCCTGTTGAGATGGCCGATGCCGCACGGATTAACGTGGAAAGCGGTGCCCAAATTATTGATATCAATATGGGGTGCCCGGCTAAAAAAGTGAATCGTAAGCTCGCAGGCTCAGCCCTTTTGCAGTACCCGGATATAGTGAAGTCGATACTAACCGGGGTGGTTAATGCAGTGGATGTTCCTGTTACCCTGAAGATTCGCACCGGCTGGGCTCCGGAACACCGTAACTGCGTAGAGATTGCCCAACTGGCTGAAGACTGTGGCATTCAGGCTCTGACCATTCATGGACGCACCCGCGCCTGTTTGTTCAATGGAGACGCTGAGTACGACAGTATTCGGGCAGTTAAGCAGAAAGTTTCCATTCCGATTATCGCGAATGGTGACATTACTGACCCGCTTAAAGCCAGAGCTGTGCTTGACTATACGGGGGCTGATGCCCTGATGATAGGCCGCGCAGCTCAGGGAAGACCCTGGATCTTTCGGGAAATCCAGCATTATCTGGACACTGGGGAGTTGCTATCCCCCCTGCCTCTGGCAGAGGTTAAGCGCTTGCTTTGTGCGCATGTTCGGGAACTGCATGACTTTTATGGCCAGGCAAAAGGGTACCGAATCGCGCGTAAACACGTCTCCTGGTATCTCCAGGAGCACGCTCCAAATGACCAGTTTCGGCGCACATTCAACGCCATTGAGGATGCCAGCGAACAGCTGGAGGCGTTGGAGGCATACTTCGAAAATTTTGCGTAA
- a CDS encoding membrane protein, whose protein sequence is MKRLIPVALLTALLAGCAHDSPCVPVYDDQGRLVHTNTCMKGTTQDNWETAGAIAGGAAAVAGLTMGIIALSK, encoded by the coding sequence ATGAAAAGATTAATTCCAGTGGCACTGCTCACGGCATTGCTGGCGGGTTGTGCCCACGATTCCCCCTGCGTTCCGGTTTATGATGATCAGGGGCGCCTCGTTCATACCAATACCTGTATGAAAGGGACAACTCAGGATAACTGGGAAACCGCGGGCGCTATTGCTGGCGGGGCCGCAGCGGTTGCGGGTCTGACGATGGGGATCATCGCGCTGTCGAAATAA